The following are encoded in a window of uncultured Sphaerochaeta sp. genomic DNA:
- a CDS encoding YjjI family glycine radical enzyme, translated as MDTLKKQIMSIVTDTSLTHQQAMMTLADICVSQDNLVETSKTFKELHDLGIICDMSEPKVPYAPRYALPDYEKLMEQGCKFLRLEPPRTLDEAIHSLQLFYLHVPSITHMPVYLGNIDKLLDPFIDNVDVARIKIERFLDFIEKAIPNSFCHANLGPEYTVAGRIIVELETKRQQAVPGITLLYDKDITPASFAEACTKCALTCAKPSFANHAVYAKQHEKSPHGYGIASCYNALAIGGGAYTLSRIVLKRAADHAKNIDHFLKEVLPLAVQTLAEFMDAKINFLVEESHFFKSSFLVEEGFLTQENFTGMFGVVGLHEAVDILLQKEGKSERYGVDTEADSLGHTIMQTLETLVHAHKSPYCSISGGHFVLHAQVGIDSDIGISPGARIAIGKEIPLYNHLRHAGQFHPYFPSGTGDIFPFDTTYLRNPNSVLDIINGGFESGMQYLSTYCSDADVIRITGYLAKRSDIEALDQGNAVRQNNVIWGLGEVKNGNVLNRKVRS; from the coding sequence ATGGATACTTTAAAGAAACAAATTATGAGCATAGTTACAGATACTTCACTTACCCATCAACAAGCAATGATGACACTTGCTGATATTTGCGTCAGTCAAGATAATTTGGTAGAGACTTCTAAAACATTTAAGGAATTGCACGACTTGGGAATTATCTGTGATATGAGCGAACCCAAGGTTCCTTATGCCCCTCGATATGCCCTGCCTGACTATGAGAAGCTCATGGAACAGGGGTGCAAGTTTCTTCGATTGGAGCCACCTAGAACCCTTGATGAAGCTATTCATAGCCTGCAATTGTTCTATCTGCATGTACCTTCCATCACACACATGCCAGTCTATCTTGGCAATATCGACAAGCTGCTTGATCCCTTTATCGATAATGTGGATGTAGCAAGAATCAAGATCGAGAGATTCCTTGATTTTATTGAAAAAGCCATTCCAAATTCATTCTGCCATGCCAATCTAGGACCAGAGTATACAGTAGCTGGTCGAATCATTGTTGAATTGGAAACAAAGCGACAGCAGGCTGTTCCAGGTATCACTTTGCTCTATGATAAAGACATAACACCAGCTTCATTTGCTGAGGCATGCACCAAGTGCGCACTTACCTGTGCAAAACCAAGTTTTGCCAACCATGCTGTATATGCCAAGCAACATGAAAAAAGCCCTCATGGATATGGCATTGCAAGTTGTTATAATGCATTGGCTATCGGAGGAGGTGCCTATACGCTCTCAAGAATTGTATTGAAGCGTGCTGCAGACCATGCGAAGAATATTGACCATTTTTTGAAAGAGGTACTGCCACTAGCAGTACAAACCTTGGCTGAGTTCATGGATGCAAAAATCAATTTCCTTGTGGAAGAGAGTCATTTTTTCAAGTCCAGTTTTCTCGTAGAAGAAGGGTTTCTTACGCAGGAGAACTTTACAGGTATGTTTGGTGTAGTGGGACTCCATGAGGCGGTCGATATCTTACTACAGAAGGAAGGAAAATCAGAACGCTATGGCGTAGATACAGAAGCTGATTCATTAGGCCACACAATAATGCAAACACTAGAAACACTTGTACATGCACACAAGAGCCCCTATTGTTCGATTTCCGGCGGACATTTTGTATTACATGCCCAGGTCGGCATTGATTCAGATATTGGCATCAGCCCGGGTGCTCGAATCGCTATCGGCAAAGAGATTCCATTGTACAATCATCTTCGTCATGCAGGACAATTCCATCCGTACTTCCCTTCTGGCACAGGTGATATTTTTCCGTTTGATACTACGTACCTACGTAATCCTAATAGCGTATTGGATATAATCAATGGGGGTTTTGAATCTGGCATGCAATATCTTTCAACATATTGCAGTGATGCCGATGTTATTAGAATCACCGGCTATCTGGCCAAGCGTTCCGATATTGAAGCTTTGGACCAAGGGAATGCTGTTCGTCAGAATAATGTCATCTGGGGATTGGGTGAAGTCAAGAATGGAAATGTACTCAATCGAAAGGTTCGCTCATGA
- a CDS encoding cyclic nucleotide-binding domain-containing protein, with amino-acid sequence MIDEQLASALRAAMDQSITENQIYEVYHRFEGAGKRLVTYGKRKVIVHTEDAVERILLLLSGSCNVLSHSDDGRIVMAGEVAAPQIFGLYELLSGLPYHTADVETETPCTFFAISPRLYRKQYDISMDVMRFLLII; translated from the coding sequence ATGATTGATGAACAGCTAGCTTCCGCATTGCGCGCAGCGATGGATCAAAGTATAACTGAGAACCAGATTTATGAAGTGTACCACCGTTTTGAAGGAGCTGGCAAACGTCTCGTCACCTATGGGAAACGAAAGGTCATAGTACATACTGAAGATGCAGTTGAAAGAATTCTGTTGTTGCTGTCAGGTTCCTGCAACGTATTAAGCCATAGCGATGATGGCAGAATTGTAATGGCTGGAGAGGTTGCAGCCCCCCAGATTTTTGGTTTGTATGAGTTGCTCAGTGGCCTGCCGTATCATACTGCCGATGTAGAGACGGAAACTCCTTGTACTTTCTTCGCGATATCACCACGCTTGTACCGTAAGCAGTATGATATAAGTATGGATGTCATGCGTTTTCTGCTAATTATCTAG
- a CDS encoding GntR family transcriptional regulator produces the protein MNNNVTDNGLVESSGKKYLYVEVYEKLYRKIEQENLQEGDRLPGENQLAVELGVSRMTLRQALMLMTEDGIIRRIHGKGNFIASLDSFASAGAEAVANPVFNFARSSIDEIAIDIRYEVSSNYVMQLFNYDRSTVMVASDRWYRKDSRLIAFCFSFTDLKKLNSYGVDIKDAEAVKEFMDHTVYTISPRAITHLTISNRKEFALTPEQIAAPSLILLSETLFTDDGKAIAQNKYYMDPAYFDLVVHGRRSLGI, from the coding sequence ATGAATAATAATGTTACAGATAATGGCTTGGTTGAAAGCTCTGGAAAAAAATACCTATACGTTGAGGTATATGAAAAACTGTATCGCAAAATTGAGCAAGAAAATCTTCAGGAAGGAGATCGGTTGCCTGGAGAGAACCAGCTTGCTGTGGAGCTTGGAGTCAGCCGCATGACATTGCGGCAAGCGTTGATGTTGATGACGGAAGATGGCATTATTCGACGAATTCATGGCAAGGGAAACTTTATAGCAAGCTTGGATTCGTTTGCTTCTGCTGGAGCTGAAGCTGTTGCCAATCCTGTCTTCAACTTTGCCAGGAGCTCCATCGATGAAATTGCCATTGACATCAGATATGAAGTCTCGAGCAACTATGTAATGCAACTTTTCAATTATGACCGGAGCACTGTCATGGTGGCATCAGATCGGTGGTATCGTAAGGACTCCCGTTTGATTGCTTTCTGTTTTTCCTTCACAGATTTGAAAAAACTGAATTCATATGGTGTCGACATCAAGGATGCAGAGGCTGTCAAGGAATTTATGGACCACACGGTATACACCATCAGCCCTCGTGCAATCACCCACCTGACGATATCAAATCGCAAAGAGTTTGCGCTCACCCCAGAGCAGATAGCCGCACCTTCACTGATACTCTTAAGTGAGACACTGTTCACCGATGATGGGAAGGCCATTGCACAGAACAAGTATTATATGGATCCGGCATATTTCGACTTGGTAGTGCATGGAAGGCGCAGTCTTGGCATATAG
- a CDS encoding BMP family ABC transporter substrate-binding protein, whose protein sequence is MKKQSMLLVGIFLIVGSIVFGGGSKEAGTQSSDIPRIGVILGVGGLGDMSYNDLMYEGLERAEKELGVPFDYVEPQSIADFETYLQQMASMKTYGVIVSVGYDQVEPLVKVAPQFPNQKFAIIDAEVAQPNVASYVSQEDEGSFLVGVLAGLFKKSNLTNDNNTIGYIAALDIPFLNRFLAGYEAGARYVNPNIKVVADFVGGNAPFSDITTAKEIALKQNSQGIDLIYHAAGGSGLGLFQAAKEKSFYAIGVNSNQNIIEPDHVVASMLKRVDNAAYLIAEELKNGELVTGGLETLGLSSGGVDYTVEGSNIQLSQEIIDTVNEIKNAIIAGELDTPTNPEDVEPFLASNQYQF, encoded by the coding sequence ATGAAAAAACAGAGTATGCTACTTGTAGGGATTTTTTTAATCGTAGGATCTATCGTATTTGGTGGGGGATCAAAAGAAGCTGGTACACAAAGTTCTGATATTCCTCGTATAGGAGTAATTCTTGGTGTTGGCGGTTTGGGCGATATGTCCTATAACGATTTGATGTACGAAGGTCTTGAACGTGCTGAGAAGGAACTGGGTGTTCCTTTTGATTATGTAGAACCCCAATCCATTGCCGACTTTGAAACCTATCTACAGCAGATGGCTTCCATGAAGACCTATGGTGTCATTGTTTCTGTTGGATATGATCAGGTAGAACCTTTGGTGAAAGTGGCTCCACAATTCCCAAACCAGAAATTTGCCATTATTGATGCAGAGGTGGCCCAACCCAATGTTGCAAGTTATGTTTCCCAGGAAGACGAAGGTTCATTCCTTGTTGGAGTACTTGCAGGGTTGTTTAAGAAGAGCAACTTGACCAATGACAACAACACTATTGGATATATTGCAGCACTTGATATTCCTTTCCTGAACCGTTTTCTTGCCGGATATGAAGCAGGTGCTCGCTACGTTAATCCCAATATCAAGGTAGTTGCCGACTTTGTTGGGGGAAATGCACCTTTCAGTGATATCACAACTGCGAAGGAGATTGCATTGAAGCAGAATTCACAAGGTATTGATCTCATCTACCACGCTGCTGGTGGCTCTGGGCTTGGGTTGTTCCAGGCTGCGAAGGAGAAGAGTTTCTATGCGATTGGGGTCAATTCTAACCAGAATATTATTGAGCCAGATCATGTTGTTGCCAGTATGTTGAAGCGTGTAGACAATGCCGCATACCTCATTGCAGAGGAATTGAAAAACGGTGAATTGGTCACTGGAGGTCTTGAAACGCTAGGACTGTCCAGTGGTGGTGTTGACTACACTGTTGAAGGTAGCAATATTCAGCTTAGCCAAGAAATTATTGATACCGTTAATGAGATCAAGAATGCTATTATCGCCGGTGAACTTGATACACCTACAAATCCCGAAGATGTCGAGCCCTTCTTGGCATCCAATCAATATCAATTTTAA
- a CDS encoding ABC transporter ATP-binding protein: MDAVRMKNITKRFGWTVALSDVDLSIQKGEVHSILGENGAGKTTLMNVLYGLYKADKGEIEINGKPVEITNPKQAQSLRIGMVHQHFMLIESMTVLQNIILGNEEGHFTIDYEASRKRIIEFEKLYHFGFNLDAKISSLSVGEMQRVEIFKTIYRGADIIILDEPTAVLTPQEVSVLFRILNDMRKEGKTIILITHKLQETLQLSDRVTILRNGKYIDTVETKNVDAQSLATMMVGHYVDLTLEKGESSPGAPVLEIKGLNLIPSTEATIDVCIRAGEIYGIAGVDGNGQKELERFIVGVERPKTGTISLHGTDITKLSVSERKKLGLGVIPSDRHRDAILSGLSLIDNFLLGFQKHSKFSRKGIVNHRELTSYADSLIKNYSIKIASKGQSISELSGGNQQKVVFSREVGMEPILLIAAQPVRGLDIGAIEYIHNQLLLLRDRGQAILLISTELSEIMEMSDRIGVLYHGKIIAERDAKDFTKDEIGLFMAGGKKA, encoded by the coding sequence ATGGATGCTGTTCGAATGAAGAACATAACCAAGAGATTTGGTTGGACTGTTGCCCTTTCTGATGTGGATTTGTCTATCCAAAAGGGTGAAGTACACTCGATCTTGGGAGAAAACGGAGCCGGTAAAACAACCCTCATGAATGTTTTGTATGGTTTATACAAGGCGGACAAAGGTGAAATTGAGATCAATGGCAAACCGGTTGAAATCACGAACCCGAAACAAGCACAGTCACTACGAATTGGTATGGTTCACCAACATTTCATGCTCATCGAATCGATGACGGTATTGCAAAATATTATACTGGGTAATGAGGAAGGACATTTCACAATAGACTATGAAGCTAGTCGAAAACGAATTATTGAATTTGAAAAGCTCTACCATTTTGGCTTTAACCTTGATGCAAAAATTTCCAGCTTAAGTGTTGGTGAAATGCAGCGCGTGGAAATCTTCAAGACCATATATCGTGGTGCTGACATCATTATTCTCGATGAACCAACAGCGGTTCTTACCCCTCAGGAAGTATCTGTTCTCTTTCGCATTCTTAACGACATGCGGAAAGAAGGGAAAACTATTATATTGATTACCCATAAATTGCAAGAGACTCTGCAGCTTTCTGATCGCGTGACAATCTTGCGTAATGGAAAGTATATTGACACGGTAGAGACAAAGAATGTAGATGCACAGAGTCTTGCGACAATGATGGTAGGCCATTATGTTGATCTAACGCTCGAGAAGGGGGAGAGTAGCCCTGGGGCCCCCGTCTTAGAAATAAAAGGTTTAAACCTTATTCCCTCAACAGAGGCAACCATTGATGTATGTATACGTGCTGGTGAGATTTACGGTATAGCAGGTGTTGATGGAAATGGCCAGAAGGAGCTTGAACGGTTCATTGTCGGTGTAGAGAGACCAAAAACAGGTACCATTTCTCTGCATGGGACTGATATCACTAAGCTTTCTGTTTCTGAACGCAAGAAACTCGGACTGGGGGTCATCCCCTCAGATCGTCATAGGGATGCAATTCTTTCTGGATTGTCGCTTATTGACAATTTTTTATTAGGATTTCAAAAGCATTCCAAATTTTCACGTAAGGGTATTGTAAACCATCGTGAGCTTACATCATATGCAGACTCCTTAATCAAGAATTACTCAATAAAAATTGCTTCTAAAGGGCAAAGTATTTCTGAACTTTCTGGAGGAAATCAGCAGAAAGTGGTTTTCAGTCGTGAAGTGGGTATGGAACCAATTCTCCTAATTGCTGCCCAACCGGTCAGAGGACTGGATATTGGAGCAATTGAATATATTCATAACCAATTATTGCTGTTGAGGGATCGTGGACAAGCTATCTTGCTAATCTCAACTGAGCTATCGGAAATCATGGAGATGAGTGATCGTATTGGGGTGCTCTACCACGGCAAAATCATTGCCGAGCGTGATGCCAAGGATTTTACCAAAGATGAGATTGGTTTGTTCATGGCTGGGGGGAAAAAAGCATGA
- a CDS encoding ABC transporter permease, producing the protein MKALRLLYQSGNRKSLESLWFSLLAIGMSFILVALIMLFMGYNPVRAYLALFKGSFGSIYAISLTLCRSVPLIFVGLAVGFALKGGLFNIGGEGQLYIGGFTSAAVALALPSGLPVFVSLPLAILAGTAAGMVWGGAIGLIKATLQINEVIVAIMLNYIAQLLTSYLVNHHFMAGGTMVPQTEAIPAGMQLQNLVPNTQLTTSLYISLLMCLLYWFTFRYTVFGYEVKALGNNRHAANTGGVHTVWTTVLIMAVSGALASLAGIFEVFGTYGRFIDGFSPGIGFTGIAIAFIGQGNPIGIILASILFGSLQSGAMQMSLMEGVSANIDKVIQGLVIMFIATPNIIRYMLIRKKGA; encoded by the coding sequence ATGAAAGCACTACGCTTATTATATCAGTCGGGCAACCGGAAAAGCCTTGAGAGCCTATGGTTTTCACTATTGGCTATTGGTATGTCATTTATACTTGTGGCTTTGATCATGTTGTTTATGGGTTACAACCCAGTAAGAGCCTATCTCGCATTGTTCAAGGGATCATTTGGATCTATCTATGCCATTAGCTTGACCCTATGCCGAAGTGTGCCGCTGATTTTTGTCGGCCTTGCGGTAGGTTTTGCCCTAAAAGGTGGTTTGTTCAACATCGGTGGAGAGGGGCAGCTTTATATTGGAGGCTTTACTTCAGCAGCAGTAGCACTTGCGCTCCCTTCTGGTTTGCCGGTGTTCGTTTCACTTCCCTTGGCAATACTAGCGGGTACTGCGGCAGGCATGGTTTGGGGGGGTGCTATAGGATTGATAAAAGCTACTCTGCAGATCAATGAAGTCATTGTAGCCATCATGCTCAATTATATTGCTCAGTTGCTTACTTCTTATCTTGTGAACCATCATTTCATGGCAGGCGGTACCATGGTTCCTCAGACGGAGGCTATTCCCGCTGGAATGCAGCTTCAAAACCTTGTACCCAATACACAGCTAACTACCAGTTTGTATATAAGTTTGTTGATGTGTTTGCTGTATTGGTTCACATTCCGATATACGGTTTTCGGGTATGAGGTGAAAGCTTTGGGCAATAATCGCCACGCGGCAAACACGGGGGGGGTCCATACGGTCTGGACCACTGTCTTGATCATGGCAGTCTCTGGAGCGTTGGCATCCTTGGCAGGTATCTTCGAGGTATTTGGAACCTACGGACGGTTTATCGATGGTTTTTCCCCTGGAATTGGATTTACTGGTATCGCAATTGCATTTATCGGACAGGGTAACCCGATTGGTATTATTCTCGCTTCAATTCTGTTTGGAAGTCTCCAATCAGGAGCGATGCAGATGAGTTTGATGGAGGGGGTATCCGCCAATATTGATAAGGTAATCCAAGGTTTGGTCATTATGTTTATTGCTACACCAAATATCATCCGTTACATGCTAATTCGAAAAAAGGGAGCGTAA
- a CDS encoding ABC transporter permease, translated as MDIATTLVNLLMMTFRLSIPIALAAIGVTISERSGVINLGIEGIMLLGAFFAVLGAHLTGSAWLGLVFAVLTGVLVGALYAILVLWFRANQSVIGIGLNFLATGLTVVMVKSIWNKEGISGAVAQLDTFNIPILGDIPVIGALFVNQSPMILLTLICALVAAYVLGKTKVGLRLYAIGEHPLAAATTGIPVMKYRFIAIMIGSAFGALGGAYLSVVHSNLYVDNMVAGRGFMAIAANILGGWNPIGSLLASLLFSFTQALRFQFSYLKIPEQISQLIPYGITLLVLVGVGRKAKSPAKLGTL; from the coding sequence ATGGATATAGCTACTACGTTGGTCAATCTGTTGATGATGACATTTCGCTTAAGCATACCTATTGCGCTTGCCGCTATTGGCGTGACCATTAGTGAACGTTCAGGTGTTATCAATCTTGGTATAGAGGGCATTATGCTTTTAGGTGCCTTTTTTGCTGTACTGGGTGCGCATCTCACAGGTAGTGCTTGGTTGGGCTTAGTGTTTGCTGTGCTGACAGGAGTGCTTGTAGGTGCCCTCTATGCAATATTAGTCTTATGGTTTCGAGCCAACCAATCGGTCATTGGTATCGGTTTGAATTTTCTCGCAACGGGTTTGACTGTGGTTATGGTTAAATCAATTTGGAATAAAGAAGGTATTTCTGGAGCTGTTGCGCAGCTCGATACGTTCAATATACCCATTTTAGGTGATATCCCAGTTATTGGTGCCTTGTTTGTGAATCAATCACCGATGATCCTTCTTACACTGATATGCGCTCTTGTTGCGGCGTATGTTTTAGGAAAAACCAAAGTGGGTCTACGGTTGTACGCCATAGGAGAACATCCTCTAGCTGCTGCAACCACAGGTATTCCAGTAATGAAGTACCGATTTATTGCCATTATGATTGGTAGTGCATTTGGCGCTCTTGGTGGTGCATATCTTTCGGTAGTCCATAGCAATCTCTATGTAGATAACATGGTAGCTGGCCGAGGATTTATGGCAATAGCTGCAAACATCTTGGGTGGGTGGAATCCAATTGGGTCATTGCTGGCCAGTCTTTTGTTTTCTTTCACCCAGGCGTTACGGTTCCAGTTCTCATACCTTAAGATTCCTGAGCAAATAAGCCAGTTGATTCCGTATGGAATTACTCTGCTGGTCTTGGTAGGTGTTGGACGTAAGGCAAAATCTCCAGCGAAGTTGGGGACCCTGTAG
- a CDS encoding nucleoside phosphorylase: protein MALNKSEVTMNKKQYHIQLDVGDIGEYVLLPGDPARSDRVAKYLDSPQLVASHREHRTFTGYYKGIKISVTSTGMGCPSTAIAAEELINIGAKTLIRIGSSAAIAPQVKIGDLLVSTGAMKNEGTSKFYVPDSFPAVPDFAFTNVLIETANEFVADKDIAVYTGISSTDDAFYGETPEFIKKLQDLKIQNIEMEASALFTIGHVRDVATACICGTSGNLTTGEVIYTTENTKLIEAWDLEIKVVLETIYRYHSAKLAAGVGKD, encoded by the coding sequence ATGGCGTTAAACAAGAGTGAAGTCACGATGAATAAGAAACAGTATCATATTCAACTTGATGTCGGTGATATTGGGGAATATGTTTTACTTCCAGGCGACCCGGCTCGGAGTGATCGAGTTGCAAAATATCTGGATTCTCCACAACTTGTGGCCAGCCATCGGGAACACCGTACATTCACAGGATATTACAAAGGGATAAAGATCAGTGTAACTTCTACCGGAATGGGCTGTCCTTCAACTGCAATCGCAGCGGAGGAATTGATTAATATCGGTGCGAAGACATTGATCAGGATCGGTAGCTCGGCGGCAATTGCTCCCCAGGTGAAGATTGGCGATTTACTGGTCAGCACCGGTGCCATGAAGAATGAAGGAACTTCAAAGTTCTATGTTCCTGATTCGTTTCCAGCTGTACCTGATTTTGCTTTTACGAATGTATTGATCGAAACTGCAAATGAGTTTGTTGCTGACAAGGATATCGCAGTATATACAGGAATCAGCAGTACTGATGATGCCTTCTATGGGGAGACCCCTGAATTCATCAAAAAACTGCAGGATTTGAAAATCCAAAATATTGAGATGGAAGCATCAGCCTTATTCACCATCGGGCATGTGAGGGATGTAGCAACAGCTTGCATTTGTGGTACATCAGGGAACTTAACTACAGGGGAAGTGATTTACACTACCGAAAATACCAAGCTGATCGAGGCATGGGATCTGGAGATAAAGGTGGTACTGGAGACAATCTATCGGTATCATTCTGCGAAATTGGCCGCTGGTGTTGGAAAGGATTGA
- a CDS encoding nucleoside hydrolase encodes MNHKTKLILDLDTGIDDSIALAYAAMHPDVDLLAVTGTFGNIETPIGVRNALDVLALVGRSDIPVYEGRSCALGQDTFCRHDVSADIHGQNGVGNLELPASPREAEKEYAVDYLIRKMQEIQEDLVIVTTGPLSNLAEALVQEPSLQHWPGRVVSMGGAVTARGNVSHFAEANISQDPEAAKLVLESSIAVTLVPLDVTMRSRMTSSDVDIWRASGSPRGKVLSDMLQYYIKHTLGTDETYVHDPSAVICALHPEYFTMLPSFLTVELEGADRGRIIVDHARLREPNPPTRACIQVDAGNVERELRQCLSRL; translated from the coding sequence TTGAACCATAAAACAAAGCTCATCTTGGATCTGGATACTGGAATTGACGACTCCATTGCTCTTGCGTATGCTGCCATGCACCCTGATGTGGATTTATTGGCAGTCACAGGTACGTTTGGAAATATTGAGACTCCAATAGGTGTACGCAATGCTCTGGATGTTCTTGCATTGGTAGGACGATCTGATATTCCTGTGTATGAAGGAAGATCCTGTGCGTTAGGACAGGATACGTTCTGCAGGCATGATGTAAGCGCCGATATTCATGGTCAAAATGGGGTAGGTAACCTGGAACTTCCGGCTTCACCGCGCGAGGCTGAGAAAGAGTATGCAGTAGACTACTTGATCAGAAAGATGCAGGAAATCCAAGAAGACTTGGTAATTGTGACTACAGGTCCACTATCGAATCTTGCGGAGGCATTGGTGCAAGAACCGTCCTTGCAACATTGGCCTGGTCGGGTGGTCTCTATGGGTGGGGCAGTGACTGCCCGGGGGAATGTGAGTCATTTTGCTGAAGCAAACATTTCTCAGGATCCAGAAGCCGCGAAGCTTGTTTTGGAGAGTTCCATAGCAGTCACATTGGTACCATTGGACGTGACAATGCGTTCTCGAATGACATCCTCTGATGTAGACATTTGGCGTGCTTCAGGTTCCCCACGTGGTAAGGTGCTCAGTGATATGTTGCAGTATTACATCAAGCACACGCTAGGAACTGATGAAACATATGTGCATGATCCATCTGCGGTAATCTGTGCACTACATCCAGAATATTTCACCATGCTTCCCAGTTTCCTGACAGTTGAGCTTGAAGGAGCGGATCGAGGACGGATTATTGTCGACCATGCACGTTTGCGGGAGCCTAATCCTCCTACAAGGGCATGCATTCAGGTAGATGCAGGCAACGTGGAACGTGAGTTACGGCAATGCTTGTCACGCCTTTGA